A region from the Pseudomonas sp. KU26590 genome encodes:
- the hutG gene encoding N-formylglutamate deformylase, with protein MDKVLSFTRGRVPLLISMPHPGLHLTPAVRDSLVDEAVSLPDTDWHIPHLYDFASDLGASVLSAEYSRFVIDLNRPSDDTPLYAGATTGLFPSTLFEGDPLFKEGLAPSKEERATYLENIWTPYHDTLRSELERLRAEFGYALLFDAHSIRGHIPHLFDGRLPDFNLGTFNGASCDEALAQRLDSTCAAAKLYSHVLNGRFKGGHITRHYGDPANHIHAVQLELAQSTYMDEFVPFHYRPDLAEPTQVVLKGLLEEMIAWGREKYGK; from the coding sequence GTGGACAAGGTTCTGAGTTTCACTCGCGGTCGCGTACCGCTGCTGATCAGCATGCCGCACCCGGGACTGCACCTGACGCCCGCCGTGCGTGACAGTCTGGTGGATGAGGCCGTAAGCCTGCCGGACACCGACTGGCACATTCCGCACCTGTATGACTTTGCGTCTGATCTGGGGGCAAGCGTGCTCTCGGCGGAATATTCGCGCTTCGTCATCGACCTCAATCGCCCCTCCGACGACACGCCGTTGTACGCCGGCGCGACCACCGGGCTGTTCCCGTCGACGCTGTTCGAAGGCGATCCGTTATTCAAGGAAGGTCTGGCGCCGAGCAAGGAAGAACGCGCGACGTATCTGGAGAATATCTGGACGCCGTATCACGACACGCTGCGCAGCGAGCTTGAACGCCTGCGTGCCGAGTTCGGTTATGCGTTGCTGTTCGATGCGCATTCCATTCGTGGGCACATTCCGCATCTGTTCGACGGTCGGCTGCCGGACTTCAACCTCGGCACGTTCAATGGCGCGAGCTGCGATGAAGCGCTGGCCCAGCGTCTGGATTCAACGTGCGCTGCCGCGAAGCTTTACAGCCATGTGCTCAACGGGCGTTTCAAGGGCGGCCACATCACCCGCCACTATGGCGACCCGGCCAACCATATACATGCAGTGCAACTGGAACTGGCGCAGAGCACCTACATGGACGAGTTTGTGCCGTTCCACTACCGCCCGGATCTGGCGGAGCCGACGCAGGTGGTGTTGAAAGGTTTGCTGGAAGAGATGATCGCCTGGGGGCGGGAGAAGTACGGGAAGTAG
- a CDS encoding quaternary amine ABC transporter ATP-binding protein, with protein MSVETINPASAGNPESPASLDGKIVVKNVYKIFGNRAKDALAMVQNNQTKDQVLAQTGCVVGVNDLSLSISSGEIFVIMGLSGSGKSTLVRHFNRLIDPTSGEILVDGENILTYDMETLRNFRRHKISMVFQSFGLLPHKSVIDNVAYGLTIRGENKAQCAERAQHWITTVGLKGYEKKYPHQLSGGMRQRVGLARALAADTDIILMDEAFSALDPLIRAEMQDQLLELQSNLKKTIVFITHDLDEAVRIGNRIAILKDGQLIQVGTPKEILYSPADDYVDRFVQRRVATL; from the coding sequence ATGAGCGTCGAGACTATTAATCCAGCGAGCGCAGGCAATCCAGAGAGCCCGGCGAGTCTGGACGGCAAAATCGTCGTCAAGAACGTGTACAAGATCTTCGGCAACCGCGCCAAAGATGCGCTGGCCATGGTTCAGAACAACCAGACCAAAGATCAGGTGCTCGCCCAGACCGGCTGCGTCGTCGGCGTGAACGACTTGTCGCTGTCCATCTCCAGCGGCGAAATCTTCGTGATCATGGGCCTGTCGGGTTCGGGGAAATCGACCCTGGTGCGCCATTTCAATCGCCTGATCGACCCCACCAGCGGCGAGATTCTGGTTGATGGCGAGAACATCCTGACCTACGACATGGAAACCCTGCGCAACTTCCGTCGGCACAAGATCAGCATGGTGTTCCAGAGCTTCGGCCTGCTGCCGCACAAGAGCGTGATCGACAACGTCGCCTACGGCCTGACCATTCGTGGCGAGAACAAAGCGCAATGCGCCGAGCGCGCGCAGCACTGGATCACCACCGTTGGCCTGAAGGGCTACGAGAAAAAGTACCCCCATCAGCTCTCCGGTGGCATGCGTCAGCGCGTGGGCCTGGCACGCGCACTGGCGGCTGACACTGACATCATCCTGATGGACGAAGCGTTCAGCGCCCTCGATCCGCTGATCCGCGCGGAGATGCAGGACCAGTTGCTGGAGCTGCAATCGAACCTGAAAAAGACCATCGTGTTCATCACCCACGACCTCGACGAAGCCGTGCGCATCGGCAACCGCATCGCCATTCTGAAGGACGGTCAGCTGATCCAGGTCGGGACACCGAAAGAAATCCTCTACTCGCCTGCCGACGATTACGTTGATCGTTTCGTGCAACGGCGCGTGGCGACGCTCTAA
- the hutH gene encoding histidine ammonia-lyase, whose protein sequence is MTNTLQATPLNLIPGQLTLAQVRAIYQRPVTLTLDASADRQIEDSVACVEQILAENRTAYGINTGFGLLASTRIASADLENLQRSLVLSHAAGVGGPISDELVRLIMVLKVNSLSRGFSGIRRQVIDALIALINAEVYPHIPLKGSVGASGDLAPLAHMSLVLLGEGKARYKGEWLNAVDALAIAGLTPLTLAAKEGLALLNGTQVSTAYALRGLFEAEDLFAGALSCGALTVEAVLGSRAPFDARIHAARGQRGQIDSAAAYRDLLGDGSQVSDSHRDCDKVQDPYSLRCQPQVMGACLTQLRQAAEVLAIESNAVSDNPLVFASEGEVISGGNFHAEPVAMAADNIALAIAEIGSLSERRISLMMDKHMSQLPPFLVANGGVNSGFMIAQVTAAALASENKALSHPHSVDSLPTSANQEDHVSMAPAAGKRLWEMAENTRGVLAVEWLAACQGLDLRNGLKTSEKLEIARTTLRGTVPFYEKDRFFAPDIEAAIELLASNCLSDLVSADLLPSF, encoded by the coding sequence GTGACCAACACCCTACAGGCGACCCCGCTGAATCTGATCCCCGGCCAGTTGACGCTCGCCCAAGTGCGCGCGATCTATCAGCGGCCGGTAACGCTGACCCTCGACGCCAGCGCCGATCGGCAGATCGAAGACAGCGTGGCCTGCGTCGAGCAGATCCTCGCCGAGAACCGCACCGCCTACGGCATCAACACCGGTTTCGGCCTGCTGGCCTCGACGCGCATTGCCAGCGCCGACCTCGAAAACCTGCAGCGTTCGCTGGTGCTGTCTCACGCAGCAGGCGTTGGCGGTCCGATCAGTGATGAGCTGGTGCGCCTGATCATGGTGCTCAAAGTCAATAGCCTGAGCCGGGGCTTCTCCGGGATTCGCCGTCAGGTGATCGACGCGCTGATCGCCCTGATCAACGCCGAGGTCTATCCACACATCCCGCTCAAGGGTTCGGTAGGCGCATCCGGAGACCTCGCGCCATTGGCGCACATGTCGCTGGTGCTGCTGGGCGAAGGCAAGGCGCGCTACAAGGGCGAATGGCTGAATGCCGTGGACGCGCTGGCCATCGCAGGGCTCACGCCATTGACGCTGGCGGCCAAAGAAGGACTGGCTTTGCTCAACGGCACGCAAGTGTCGACGGCGTATGCGTTGCGCGGCCTTTTCGAAGCCGAAGACCTGTTCGCCGGCGCCTTGAGCTGCGGCGCGCTGACCGTTGAGGCCGTGCTTGGCTCCCGCGCGCCGTTCGACGCACGCATTCATGCGGCACGCGGTCAGCGCGGCCAGATCGATTCGGCTGCGGCCTATCGCGACCTGCTCGGCGACGGCAGTCAGGTCTCCGACTCCCACCGCGACTGCGACAAAGTTCAGGACCCCTACTCCCTGCGCTGCCAGCCACAGGTCATGGGCGCCTGCCTGACTCAACTGCGTCAGGCCGCCGAAGTGCTGGCGATCGAATCCAACGCGGTGTCGGACAACCCGCTGGTGTTTGCGTCCGAAGGCGAGGTGATTTCCGGCGGTAACTTCCACGCTGAACCCGTCGCCATGGCTGCCGACAACATCGCCTTGGCCATCGCTGAAATCGGCTCGCTGAGCGAACGCCGCATCTCGCTGATGATGGACAAGCATATGTCGCAACTGCCGCCGTTTCTGGTGGCCAACGGCGGGGTGAACTCCGGTTTCATGATCGCTCAGGTCACGGCCGCAGCGCTGGCCAGTGAAAACAAGGCGCTGTCCCATCCGCACAGCGTCGACAGCCTGCCGACCTCCGCCAACCAGGAAGACCACGTGTCGATGGCGCCCGCCGCCGGCAAGCGTCTGTGGGAAATGGCGGAGAACACTCGCGGCGTGCTGGCTGTAGAATGGCTGGCTGCGTGTCAGGGTCTGGACTTGCGCAACGGTCTGAAGACCTCGGAAAAACTGGAAATCGCCCGCACCACGCTGCGCGGCACAGTCCCGTTCTACGAGAAAGACCGCTTCTTCGCCCCTGATATCGAGGCCGCCATCGAGCTGCTGGCTTCCAACTGCCTGAGCGACCTGGTTTCTGCTGACCTGCTGCCGAGTTTTTGA
- a CDS encoding heavy metal translocating P-type ATPase: protein MHKHDHAAHACCSHDSAPSVVTIDGASDADGQLSSFRIEAMDCPTEQTLIQNKLGKMKGIQKLEFNLINRVLGVWHELPSTDPIREAIGSLGMQADLIEEGADKETASLPPAKKPWWPLALSGVAALAAEVIHFTNAAPTWVVAIVALIAIFSGGLTTYKKGWIALKNFNLNINALMSIAVTGAVLIGQWPEAAMVMFLFTVAELIEAKSLDRARNAIGGLMQLTPETATVQQNGEWLEVEVKDIALGSVVRVKPGERIGLDGEVVSGQSSIDQAPITGESLPVEKTVGDKVFAGTINQAGSLEYKVTAAANNSTLARIIHAVEAAQGARAPTQRFVDSFSKIYTPAVFALALAIAIIPPLFMGAAWFDWIYRALVLLVVACPCALVISTPVTIVSGLAAAARKGILIKGGVYLEMGHKLDYLALDKTGTITHGKPVQTDYVLLNASLGEQALAISASLAGRSDHPVSQAIAKAAQEGTRLPVEAFEALAGLGVKGEVQGRLYHLGNHRLVHDAGYCSPELEAQLEALESQGKTVVLLFDASGPLALFAVADTVKDSSREAIEQLHALGVKTMMLTGDNPHTAKAIAAQVGIDQAQGNLMPTDKLQAIEALYAKGHRVGMVGDGINDAPALARAEIGFAMAAAGTDTAIETADVALMDDDLRKIPTFIRLSRDTSAVLKQNIALALVIKLIFLAVTFAGLATMWMAVFADMGVSLLVVFNGLRLLKK, encoded by the coding sequence GTGCACAAACACGACCACGCTGCCCACGCGTGCTGCTCCCACGACAGCGCACCCTCCGTCGTGACCATCGACGGCGCGTCAGACGCTGACGGTCAGCTCAGCAGCTTCCGCATCGAAGCCATGGACTGCCCTACCGAGCAGACGCTGATCCAGAACAAGCTCGGCAAGATGAAGGGCATTCAGAAGCTTGAATTCAACCTGATCAATCGCGTGCTGGGCGTCTGGCACGAGTTGCCGTCGACCGACCCCATCCGCGAAGCCATTGGCTCGCTGGGCATGCAGGCGGACTTGATCGAGGAGGGCGCCGACAAGGAAACCGCGTCGCTGCCGCCCGCCAAAAAGCCGTGGTGGCCTCTGGCGCTGTCGGGGGTCGCTGCGTTGGCTGCGGAAGTCATCCACTTCACCAACGCCGCGCCGACGTGGGTGGTCGCCATTGTTGCGCTGATCGCCATTTTCAGCGGCGGCCTGACCACGTACAAAAAGGGCTGGATCGCCCTGAAGAACTTCAACCTGAACATCAATGCGCTGATGAGCATCGCCGTTACGGGTGCGGTGCTGATCGGACAGTGGCCGGAAGCGGCGATGGTGATGTTTCTGTTCACCGTCGCCGAGCTGATCGAAGCCAAATCCCTGGACCGCGCACGCAACGCCATCGGTGGGCTGATGCAGCTGACGCCGGAAACCGCGACCGTGCAGCAGAACGGCGAGTGGCTTGAGGTTGAGGTCAAGGATATTGCGTTGGGCAGCGTCGTTCGGGTCAAGCCGGGTGAGCGCATCGGGCTGGACGGTGAAGTGGTTTCCGGCCAGTCGAGTATCGATCAGGCGCCGATCACCGGGGAAAGCCTGCCGGTCGAGAAAACCGTGGGCGACAAGGTCTTTGCCGGCACCATCAATCAGGCCGGTTCGCTGGAATACAAAGTGACCGCCGCCGCCAACAACTCGACGCTGGCGCGAATCATCCATGCCGTCGAGGCGGCCCAGGGCGCGCGCGCGCCGACCCAGCGTTTCGTTGACAGCTTTTCAAAAATCTACACGCCGGCCGTGTTCGCGCTGGCACTGGCGATCGCGATCATCCCGCCGCTGTTCATGGGCGCGGCGTGGTTTGACTGGATCTACCGCGCGCTGGTGCTGCTGGTGGTTGCGTGCCCGTGTGCGCTGGTGATTTCCACGCCGGTGACGATCGTCAGCGGTCTGGCAGCGGCGGCGCGCAAAGGCATCCTGATCAAGGGCGGCGTGTACTTGGAGATGGGGCACAAGCTCGATTACCTGGCGCTCGACAAGACTGGCACCATCACCCACGGCAAGCCGGTGCAGACCGATTACGTGTTGCTCAATGCCTCACTGGGCGAGCAGGCACTGGCGATCTCGGCGAGTCTGGCCGGTCGCTCGGATCACCCCGTTTCTCAAGCCATCGCCAAGGCCGCGCAGGAAGGCACTCGGTTGCCGGTTGAGGCGTTCGAAGCCCTTGCCGGGCTTGGCGTGAAAGGCGAGGTGCAAGGGCGTTTGTACCATCTGGGCAACCATCGCCTGGTGCATGATGCCGGGTATTGCTCGCCGGAACTGGAAGCGCAACTTGAAGCGCTGGAGAGCCAGGGCAAAACCGTGGTGCTGCTGTTCGACGCCTCCGGCCCGCTGGCGTTGTTTGCGGTCGCCGACACGGTCAAGGACAGCAGCCGCGAGGCCATCGAGCAACTTCATGCGCTGGGCGTGAAGACAATGATGCTGACGGGCGACAACCCGCACACGGCCAAGGCCATTGCCGCTCAGGTGGGCATCGATCAGGCCCAGGGCAATCTGATGCCGACCGACAAGCTGCAAGCCATTGAAGCCCTGTACGCGAAGGGCCATCGGGTGGGCATGGTCGGCGACGGGATCAATGATGCACCGGCGCTGGCCCGCGCGGAGATCGGTTTTGCCATGGCGGCGGCGGGTACGGATACCGCCATCGAAACCGCCGACGTGGCGCTGATGGACGATGATCTGCGCAAGATCCCGACCTTCATTCGCCTGTCGCGGGACACGTCCGCGGTGCTCAAGCAGAACATCGCGCTGGCGTTGGTGATCAAGCTGATCTTCCTGGCGGTGACCTTTGCCGGGCTGGCCACCATGTGGATGGCGGTGTTCGCCGACATGGGTGTGAGCCTGTTGGTGGTGTTCAACGGGTTGCGGTTGTTGAAGAAGTAA
- the hutH gene encoding histidine ammonia-lyase, translated as MSRAELIIIGEGPVSWQEVSAVARHGATLSLSEGAWARIDNAQIIVQRIVASGERAYGVNTGLGALCSVSLAGEQLGRLSRNTLLSHACGVGPALPDEQTRAITCAAIINYSQGKSGIHRQVVEALLALLNRRITPQVPSQGSVGYLTHMAHIGVALLGVGQVSYRGQVMSALQALSEEGLSPVELGAKDGLCLVNGTPCMTGLSCLAVADVNRLMQWADVISAMTFEGLRGQLDAFDETIIALKPHPGMQQVGKNLRGLLAGSEVLANSQGIRTQDALSIRSIPQVHGATRDQLAHATRQIEIELNSATDNPLLLGTPEAYRVVSQANPHGQSVAMAADLLAIAMAELGSIAERRLDRLINPTVSGLPAFLVSQPGVNSGMMITQYVAASLCAENRQLAQPAVIDNYVTSGLQEDHLSMGTSAALKLHKVLENVTQILAIEYLLAAQAFEFFKGPRFGVGTEAAWRLLRERVPAYDEDRWLAPDIASSVTLLKNEESLESVFQRCRDYAAHAHPDTDNNGRSASAPARDRQEPVQRRRPIPIQE; from the coding sequence ATGTCGCGAGCAGAACTGATCATCATCGGTGAGGGCCCGGTCAGCTGGCAGGAAGTGTCCGCCGTGGCCCGTCATGGCGCGACGCTGTCACTGTCGGAAGGCGCCTGGGCGCGCATCGATAACGCGCAAATCATCGTTCAGCGTATCGTTGCCAGCGGCGAACGCGCCTATGGCGTGAACACCGGCCTTGGCGCGCTGTGCAGTGTGTCGCTGGCGGGCGAGCAGCTGGGTCGGCTATCGCGCAACACCCTGCTCAGCCATGCCTGCGGCGTCGGCCCGGCGCTACCGGACGAGCAGACCCGCGCGATCACTTGTGCCGCGATCATCAATTACAGCCAGGGCAAGTCCGGGATTCATCGTCAGGTCGTCGAGGCCTTGCTGGCCTTGCTCAATCGCCGCATCACACCGCAAGTGCCGTCCCAGGGTTCAGTGGGATATCTCACGCATATGGCGCACATCGGCGTCGCGTTGTTGGGCGTCGGTCAGGTGAGTTATCGCGGGCAAGTGATGTCGGCGTTGCAGGCGCTCAGCGAAGAAGGCCTGTCGCCGGTGGAGCTGGGGGCCAAGGACGGTTTGTGCCTGGTCAACGGCACGCCGTGCATGACTGGCCTGAGTTGCCTGGCCGTCGCCGATGTGAACCGCCTGATGCAGTGGGCCGATGTGATCAGCGCCATGACCTTCGAAGGCCTGCGCGGGCAACTCGACGCCTTCGACGAAACCATCATCGCGCTCAAGCCACACCCCGGCATGCAGCAAGTCGGCAAAAACCTGCGCGGCCTGCTCGCCGGCAGCGAGGTGCTCGCCAACAGTCAGGGCATTCGCACCCAGGACGCCTTGAGCATCCGCTCGATCCCGCAGGTCCACGGCGCCACGCGCGACCAGTTGGCCCATGCGACGCGGCAGATCGAGATCGAGCTCAATTCCGCCACCGACAACCCGCTGCTGCTCGGCACGCCCGAAGCGTATCGCGTCGTCTCCCAGGCCAACCCCCACGGCCAGTCCGTGGCGATGGCGGCTGATCTGCTGGCGATTGCCATGGCCGAACTGGGCTCGATTGCCGAGCGACGGCTGGACCGGCTGATCAACCCGACGGTCAGCGGGCTGCCGGCGTTTCTGGTCAGCCAGCCCGGCGTCAACTCCGGGATGATGATCACCCAATACGTCGCCGCCTCGCTGTGCGCGGAAAACCGCCAGCTGGCGCAACCGGCGGTCATCGACAACTACGTGACGTCCGGCCTGCAGGAGGATCATCTGAGCATGGGCACCAGCGCCGCCTTGAAGCTGCACAAGGTGCTGGAGAACGTGACGCAGATCCTGGCCATCGAGTATTTGCTGGCCGCCCAGGCGTTCGAATTTTTCAAGGGCCCGCGCTTTGGCGTGGGCACCGAGGCGGCGTGGCGTCTGCTGCGCGAACGCGTGCCGGCCTACGACGAAGACCGCTGGCTGGCGCCGGACATTGCCAGCAGCGTGACGCTGCTCAAAAACGAAGAGTCATTGGAATCCGTATTCCAGCGCTGCCGCGATTATGCGGCACACGCTCACCCCGACACCGACAACAACGGTCGCAGCGCAAGCGCCCCCGCGCGGGACAGGCAGGAGCCGGTTCAGCGCAGACGACCGATACCCATTCAGGAGTAG
- a CDS encoding amino acid permease, whose translation MTSQNATDLKRGLSARHIRFMALGSAIGTGLFYGSASAIKLAGPAVLLVYIIAGAAVYMVMRALGEMAVRNPVSGSFGEYATTYLGPLAGFVLGWTYAFEMVIVCLADVTAFGIYMGFWFPEVPRWIWVLGIVFLIGALNLCSVKVFGETEFWLSLLKVGAIIAMILAGFGIMLFGLGSVSGGGVSSVSNLWAYGGFMPNGIGGLVASLAVVMFAFGGIEIIGITAGEARNPERVIPRAINAVPLRILLFYVLTLFVLMSLYPWQQIGSQGSPFVQIFDHLGISSAATVLNIVVITAAVSAINSDIFGAGRMMYGLAIQGQAPKGFAQLSAQGVPWMTVLVMGVALLCGVVLNYLIPENVFLLIASIATFATVWVWLMILVTQIAMRRSMSAEEVAQLKFPVPFWPVAPIVATLFMVFVFGVLGYFPDSQAALVVGAVWIGLLVVAYWIWVKPKQNLIKVTSNS comes from the coding sequence ATGACATCGCAAAATGCTACAGATCTGAAACGCGGGCTCAGCGCTCGCCACATTCGCTTCATGGCGCTGGGCTCGGCCATTGGCACAGGGTTGTTCTACGGTTCCGCGTCGGCCATCAAACTGGCCGGCCCTGCTGTTCTGCTGGTGTACATCATCGCCGGCGCTGCGGTTTACATGGTCATGCGCGCCCTCGGTGAGATGGCCGTGCGCAACCCGGTGTCCGGCTCGTTCGGCGAGTACGCCACCACGTATCTGGGTCCGCTGGCAGGGTTTGTCCTCGGCTGGACCTACGCGTTCGAGATGGTCATCGTCTGCCTGGCCGACGTCACTGCGTTCGGCATCTACATGGGCTTCTGGTTTCCGGAGGTGCCGCGCTGGATCTGGGTGCTCGGCATCGTCTTTCTGATCGGCGCGCTTAACCTGTGCAGCGTCAAAGTCTTCGGTGAAACCGAGTTCTGGCTGTCGCTGCTCAAGGTCGGCGCGATCATCGCGATGATCCTCGCCGGCTTCGGCATCATGCTGTTCGGCCTCGGCTCGGTCTCGGGCGGCGGCGTCAGCAGCGTGAGCAATCTGTGGGCCTACGGCGGCTTCATGCCCAACGGCATCGGCGGTCTCGTGGCCTCGCTGGCCGTGGTGATGTTCGCCTTTGGCGGCATCGAAATCATCGGCATCACCGCCGGTGAAGCTCGGAACCCGGAGCGCGTGATCCCTCGTGCGATCAATGCGGTCCCGCTGCGGATTCTGCTGTTTTACGTGCTCACGCTGTTCGTCCTGATGTCGCTGTACCCGTGGCAGCAGATCGGCAGCCAGGGCAGCCCGTTCGTCCAGATCTTCGATCACCTGGGGATTTCCTCCGCCGCCACCGTCCTCAACATCGTGGTGATCACTGCAGCCGTTTCGGCGATCAACAGCGACATCTTCGGTGCCGGACGCATGATGTACGGACTGGCGATACAAGGTCAGGCGCCAAAGGGTTTTGCTCAGTTGTCCGCGCAGGGCGTGCCGTGGATGACCGTGCTGGTGATGGGCGTGGCGCTGCTCTGCGGCGTTGTGCTGAATTACCTGATTCCGGAAAACGTGTTCCTGCTGATCGCCTCGATCGCGACCTTCGCGACGGTCTGGGTGTGGCTGATGATTCTGGTCACGCAGATCGCCATGCGCCGCTCGATGAGCGCAGAAGAAGTCGCCCAGCTGAAATTTCCCGTGCCGTTCTGGCCCGTCGCGCCGATTGTTGCCACCTTGTTCATGGTGTTTGTGTTTGGCGTGCTGGGTTATTTCCCGGACAGCCAAGCCGCGCTGGTGGTGGGAGCGGTGTGGATCGGGTTGCTGGTGGTTGCGTACTGGATTTGGGTGAAGCCGAAGCAAAACCTGATCAAGGTCACATCAAACAGCTGA
- the cadR gene encoding Cd(II)/Pb(II)-responsive transcriptional regulator, whose protein sequence is MNDSFKIGELAKLTDCPVETIRYYEREGLLSEPARSDGNYRLYTQEHVERLTFIRNCRSLDMTLDEIRSLLALRDSPRDQCENVNALIDEHIQHVNARVASLQALQEQLVDLRQRCSEGAPDHCGILDRLEISGSVVAADVEHSHVGRSHGH, encoded by the coding sequence ATGAACGATTCATTTAAAATCGGCGAACTGGCAAAACTGACGGACTGCCCGGTGGAAACCATCCGCTATTACGAGCGCGAGGGCCTGCTCAGCGAGCCTGCACGCAGCGACGGCAACTATCGGCTGTACACACAGGAGCACGTCGAGCGGCTGACCTTCATCCGTAATTGCCGCAGCCTGGACATGACGCTGGACGAAATCCGCAGCCTCTTGGCGCTACGCGACAGTCCGCGGGACCAATGCGAGAACGTCAACGCGCTGATCGATGAACACATCCAGCACGTAAACGCCCGCGTCGCGAGCCTGCAGGCGCTGCAGGAGCAACTGGTCGACCTGCGCCAACGCTGCAGCGAAGGCGCGCCGGATCACTGCGGGATCCTTGATCGACTGGAAATCAGCGGCAGCGTCGTGGCCGCGGATGTCGAACACTCCCACGTCGGGCGCAGCCACGGGCATTGA
- the hutI gene encoding imidazolonepropionase, with protein sequence MKTLWHHCHAATMANGTYSIIEDAAIVTDGALIAWVGPLHALPDQGDIKRVDLNGAWVTPGLIDCHTHTVFGGNRSGEFEQRLQGVSYAEIAAAGGGIASTVRATRAASEEELYASAERRLLRLLRDGVTTIEMKSGYGLDLASERKILRVIRQLGENLPVTVRSTCLAAHALPPEYKDRADDYIAHICSEMLPALAAENLVDAVDAFCEYLAFSPAQVEQVFITAGQLGLPVKLHAEQLSSLHGSSLAARYQALSADHLEFMTEEDAIAMAASGTVAVLLPGAFYFLRETQLPPMDALRKHGVKIAISTDLNPGTSPGLSLRLMLNMACTLFRMTPEEALAGATIHAAQALGMAETHGSLEVGKTADFVAWHIERPADLAYWLGGDLDKRVVRHGVERTL encoded by the coding sequence ATGAAAACGCTCTGGCACCACTGTCACGCAGCAACCATGGCGAACGGCACGTACTCGATCATCGAGGACGCCGCCATCGTGACCGACGGAGCGCTCATTGCCTGGGTCGGTCCTCTCCACGCGTTGCCGGACCAGGGCGACATCAAGCGCGTTGACCTCAACGGCGCGTGGGTGACGCCCGGCCTGATCGATTGCCACACGCACACGGTGTTCGGCGGTAACCGCAGCGGTGAGTTCGAACAGCGGTTGCAGGGCGTCAGCTACGCCGAGATCGCCGCAGCGGGCGGCGGCATCGCCAGCACCGTACGCGCGACCCGGGCCGCCAGTGAAGAAGAACTCTACGCCAGCGCCGAGCGTCGTCTGCTGCGCCTGCTCAGGGACGGCGTGACCACGATCGAGATGAAATCCGGCTACGGCCTGGACCTCGCCAGCGAACGCAAGATCCTGCGCGTCATCCGTCAGTTGGGTGAAAACCTGCCGGTCACCGTGCGCAGCACCTGCCTCGCTGCCCACGCCTTGCCACCGGAATACAAAGACCGCGCCGACGACTACATCGCCCACATCTGCAGCGAGATGCTGCCCGCGCTGGCGGCGGAAAATCTGGTGGATGCCGTCGATGCGTTCTGCGAATACCTGGCGTTTTCCCCGGCGCAGGTTGAGCAGGTGTTCATCACCGCCGGCCAGCTGGGCCTGCCGGTCAAGCTGCATGCCGAGCAGCTTTCCTCGCTGCACGGCTCGAGTCTGGCGGCGCGCTATCAGGCGCTCTCGGCTGACCATCTGGAGTTCATGACCGAAGAAGACGCCATCGCTATGGCGGCCTCAGGCACGGTCGCCGTCTTGCTGCCGGGGGCGTTCTACTTCCTGCGTGAAACTCAGTTGCCGCCGATGGATGCCCTGCGCAAACACGGGGTGAAGATCGCCATTTCCACCGACCTCAATCCGGGCACATCGCCGGGCCTGTCGCTGCGGCTGATGCTCAACATGGCTTGCACGCTGTTCCGCATGACCCCGGAAGAAGCCCTGGCCGGCGCAACCATCCACGCAGCACAGGCGCTGGGCATGGCCGAGACCCATGGTTCACTGGAAGTCGGCAAAACGGCGGATTTCGTCGCCTGGCACATCGAACGGCCCGCCGACCTCGCCTACTGGCTGGGCGGCGATCTGGACAAACGCGTCGTGCGTCATGGCGTGGAACGCACTCTCTAA